In Rutidosis leptorrhynchoides isolate AG116_Rl617_1_P2 chromosome 2, CSIRO_AGI_Rlap_v1, whole genome shotgun sequence, one genomic interval encodes:
- the LOC139893218 gene encoding uncharacterized protein, producing MSVDLTFEASIWILLEYIWQMVYNLSTRLMNICVSSLCKVQQLEKAEAVIVDAIRLGTLPNVVTYNTLVAAYCRFVDFDSGYSILNRMKEADIYPNVVTYNSLIAGASNNNLFSRCFDLFDEMIKLGINPDVWSYNTIMHCYFRQGEPEEAKKVFYKLTKNISPCSTTFNTLFNGLCKNGYVDNAISFFQRIKQLGFIPDLITYNILIDGLCKAGRLRAARRVLMELEDSNLACNASTYTTIMKCYFRSGQFKEGLEVFHEMRSKGYTYDAFSYCTVSNALVKTGRLEEAYRCIQLMVKKGVELDIVSYNILVNMYCIEGKLMEVYELFDKIEQAGLKCDQYTHTTLIDGLCRAGDFDGALKHLKYMDTLGFDSNLVAYNCMVDRLCKAGYINKASKLFEKMELRDCITYTSVVHNLCNERSYRTAYKVLLACINQGMKVFKPTERVVIKGLRESGFYSEARKLQLKLKEARKKIRLARTLQ from the coding sequence ATGTCTGTTGATCTGACATTTGAGGCCTCAATTTGGATACTTTTGGAATATATTTGGCAAATGGTTTATAATTTATCAACAAGGCTGATGAATATATGTGTATCTTCATTATGTAAAGTTCAACAATTGGAGAAAGCAGAAGCTGTTATTGTTGATGCTATAAGGTTAGGAACACTACCAAATGTTGTTACATACAACACACTGGTTGCTGCATATTGTCGTTTTGTTGACTTTGATTCAGGATATTCAatcttaaatagaatgaaagaagcAGATATTTATCCAAATGTGGTTACTTATAATTCTTTAATAGCTGGTGCATCAAACAATAACTTATTTTCAAGATGCTTTGATCTTTTCGATGAAATGATTAAACTTGGAATTAACCCTGATGTTTGGAGTTATAATACTATAATGCATTGTTATTTTAGACAAGGAGAACCCGAAGAAGCCAAAAAGGTTTTTTATAAATTAACAAAAAATATATCGCCTTGTTCGACCACGTTTAATACCTTGTTTAACGGTCTCTGCAAGAATGGGTATGTTGATAACGCTATATCGTTCTTTCAACGTATAAAGCAGCTTGGTTTTATACCCGACTTAATAACATACAATATTTTGATTGACGGGCTTTGTAAAGCGGGCCGGTTACGGGCTGCACGAAGGGTCCTTATGGAACTTGAGGATTCAAACCTTGCGTGTAATGCGAGTACTTATACTACAATTATGAAATGTTATTTTCGATCGGGTCAATTTAAAGAAGGATTGGAAGTGTTTCATGAGATGAGAAGTAAAGGGTATACGTATGATGCGTTTTCGTATTGTACAGTCAGCAACGCGTTGGTTAAAACGGGTAGATTGGAAGAAGCATATAGATGTATTCAATTGATGGTGAAAAAGGGTGTTGAGCTTGATATCGTGTCGTACAATATCTTAGTTAATATGTATTGCATAGAAGGTAAATTAATGGAGGTTTACGAATTGTTTGATAAGATTGAACAAGCGGGATTAAAATGTGATCAATACACACATACTACACTTATCGATGGGCTATGCAGAGCAGGTGATTTTGATGGTGCTTTGAAGCATTTGAAATATATGGATACATTAGGGTTTGATTCTAACTTAGTCGCGTATAATTGCATGGTTGATCGGTTATGTAAAGCTGGTTACATTAATAAAGCTTCAAAGCTTTTTGAGAAAATGGAACTTAGAGATTGTATTACTTACACCTCAGTGGTGCATAATTTATGCAACGAAAGGAGTTATCGGACTGCATACAAGGTTCTTTTAGCTTGTATAAATCAGGGTATGAAGGTATTTAAACCTACTGAAAGGGTGGTTATAAAAGGTCTTCGAGAGTCGGGTTTTTACTCAGAAGCAAGAAAGCTTCAGTTGAAATTAAAAGAAGCAAGGAAGAAAATAAGACTGGCTAGAACGTTGCAGTAA
- the LOC139893219 gene encoding pentatricopeptide repeat-containing protein At4g17616, giving the protein MAWSLVRTTLFDRFLICSSSSLIHLAPNQIHLDTRRFCWSEFVGYNSIRVLVSASKKPMNFHLRYFCNNPTPRSLSWGGSYHEILLKNLESYIQNHQINEAWETYMDYKKLYGLPDIHLLSMFIAEFSYTREPKLLQRACDVIQSLPKKKSNLLQFDLLYNVSLSLARTQMPVPASTILRIMIEKDNVPPVNLLGPLILHMVKTEIGTYLASNILIQICDHFQHKAFNRSTIKPNITIFNLILDSCSRYNYLFKAQQIIELMAQIGVVGDAYTIITIARIHAYNGQRDELKKFKHCVDQVAGSLGHHYFQFYDCLMSLHFKFNDFDAACKLISDMSTFSGTCKGPHKPFVISLGSQNLRKGLKLQVLPHVLQENFLMKLERNEGLVMHINRKLVFSNKTIAKLIVGYKREGRISDLVKLLCQIQIRDLISDVINACIHVGWLETAHDIIEDIEREGNSLEFESYASLLSAYYKGNKHREAEALLKQIKKAGIIIPDKMKILEDEPVLSEKSNLITCLVQEMKEKDTNCSIYEFNSSIYFFMKAEMIDDALKAYESMQRMKVYPNATTYIYMVMGYSSLDMYREITHLWGDIWRSFDEGNLSVNRDLYEVLILNFLKGGYFERVMEVIGCMKKNGMYVDIGLYKSEFLKLHKDLYVKLKASDARTETQSKRLEHVKAFRKLTGID; this is encoded by the coding sequence ATGGCATGGTCACTGGTCCGAACCACCCTTTTCGATCGCTTCTTAATCTGCAGTAGCTCAAGTCTCATTCATCTGGCTCCAAATCAAATACACCTAGACACTAGACGATTTTGTTGGAGTGAATTTGTTGGCTATAATTCCATAAGGGTTCTTGTTTCAGCCAGTAAAAAGCCTATGAATTTTCATCTCAGATATTTCTGCAATAACCCGACACCAAGAAGCTTATCTTGGGGAGGATCATATCATGAAATCTTGCTCAAGAATCTTGAAAGTTATATACAGAATCATCAAATCAACGAAGCATGGGAAACATACATGGATTATAAAAAACTTTATGGTTTACCCGATATTCATTTACTGAGTATGTTcatagcagaattttcttacacaCGTGAACCGAAATTGCTTCAGAGAGCGTGTGATGTTATACAATCTCTACCCAAGAAAAAGTCAAACTTGCTTCAGTTTGACCTGTTGTACAACGTCTCACTCTCGTTAGCAAGAACACAGATGCCCGTTCCCGCATCCACAATTCTTAGGATAATGATCGAGAAAGATAACGTCCCACCAGTTAACTTATTGGGACCGTTGATTCTTCATATGGTCAAAACCGAGATTGGTACGTATCTTGCATCAAATATATTGATTCAAATTTGTGATCATTTTCAGCATAAGGCTTTTAACAGGTCTACAATCAAACCCAATATAACAATATTTAACCTCATCCTCGATTCTTGTTCACGTTATAACTATTTGTTCAAGGCTCAACAAATAATAGAATTGATGGCACAAATTGGGGTAGTTGGTGATGCGTACACCATCATAACGATTGCCCGGATCCATGCATATAATGGTCAAAGAGATGAATTAAAGAAATTTAAACATTGTGTTGACCAGGTTGCAGGTTCTTTGGGTCATCATTATTTCCAGTTTTACGACTGTCTTATGAGCTTACATTTTAAATTTAACGATTTTGATGCTGCCTGCAAACTCATATCAGATATGAGTACTTTCAGTGGAACTTGTAAAGGCCCTCATAAGCCTTTCGTCATCTCGCTCGGATCTCAAAATCTCAGAAAAGGTTTGAAATTACAGGTTTTACCTCACGTTTTACAAGAAAATTTCTTAATGAAGCTAGAAAGAAACGAAGGTCTTGTTATGCATATAAACAGAAAGCTTGTTTTTTCTAACAAAACCATAGCAAAGCTCATTGTAGGGTATAAACGGGAAGGTAGGATTAGTGATCTTGTTAAGCTTTTGTGCCAAATTCAAATAAGGGATTTGATATCTGACGTTATTAATGCTTGTATTCACGTTGGGTGGTTGGAAACCGCCCATGACATCATCGAAGATATCGAACGAGAGGGTAACTCTCTCGAATTCGAGTCGTACGCATCACTTTTATCAGCTTATTATAAAGGTAATAAGCATAGGGAAGCAGAGGCATTACTTAAACAAATCAAGAAAGCCGGTATAATAATACCTGATAAAATGAAAATTCTAGAAGATGAGCCTGTTTTGAGTGAAAAATCAAATTTGATTACATGTTTGGTTCAAGAAATGAAAGAAAAGGATACAAATTGTTCAATTTATGAATTTAACTCTTCGATTTACTTCTTTATGAAGGCTGAGATGATTGATGATGCATTGAAGGCATATGAAAgtatgcaacgaatgaaggtttaTCCTAATGCAACAACTTACATATACATGGTGATGGGGTATTCTTCTTTAGATATGTATCGTGAAATCACTCATTTATGGGGTGATATATGGAGGAGTTTTGATGAAGGAAATTTATCAGTTAACAGAGATTTGTATGAGGTTTTGATTCTTAATTTCTTGAAAGGAGGTTACTTTGAGAGGGTGATGGAGGTTATTGGTTGCATGAAGAAGAATGGTATGTACGTTGATATCGGGTTGTATAAAAGTGAGTTTTTGAAATTGCACAAAGATTTGTATGTAAAACTGAAAGCATCAGATGCTAGAACAGAAACTCAAAGCAAAAGGCTTGAACATGTGAAAGCTTTTAGAAAGTTGACTGGCATTGACTGA